One genomic window of Choloepus didactylus isolate mChoDid1 chromosome 27, mChoDid1.pri, whole genome shotgun sequence includes the following:
- the LOC119521676 gene encoding zinc finger protein 568-like, whose amino-acid sequence MDLKIFPHQMVDFICLDISRLACLEVLSNWLLKVVFLLFFTHPQVGHLRTLSSQEGEMNKFHDTITFKDVAIDFTEEEWQQLKPAQRNLYRDVMLENYNNLLTVGYQLIKPNVIFKLEQEEQLCVVKEEILRQRSENSEYGELMEREQQRFVKRLATILEKTLTEEKNSEVKKVGKISSLDLDINFTSKCLYKCNSFGKNLKQNLDLLYQDRGQEKKHHEYSKSGKCCPRSSSILVASFKCAQCRKVFIQEFDLIRHLRIHNVEKPYECYECGKSFIRKEYLNSHQKIHTGKKPFECSECGKAFIHMPNLIRHHRTHTGEKPYSCKECWKAFSHKSNLIEHEKIHTGEKPYECNECRKTFSQKRSLIDHEKIHTGEKPYECNECGKAFSRISSLTIHIRRHTGEKPYKCNICGKAFSQCSAFILHMRSHTGEKPYECNECGKTFSGKSSLTVHERNHTGEKPYECNDCGKAFIQMSNLIRHQRIHTGEKPYTCKQCGKAFSNKSSLTEHEKIHTGEKPYECPNCEKAFRYKKNLIEHLKIHTGEKPYECNECGKAFSRISSLTIHIRSHTGEKPYECNECGKAFCQSSLLMTHMRSHRGEKPFKCNECGKAFTQKASLTVHLKGHTDEKP is encoded by the exons atGGATCTTAAGATTTTTCCCCACCAGATGGTTGACTTTATTTGCCTGGATATTTCTAGACTAGCTTGTCTAGAGGTGCTAAGCAACTGGTTACTCAAAGttgtgtttttgttattttttaccCATCCCCAGGTTGGTCATCTCAGGACTCTATCTTCTCAGGAAGGAGAAATGAACAAGTTTCAC GACACAATTACATTTAAGGATGTGGCTATTGACTTTACTGAGGAGGAATGGCAACAATTGAAACCTGCTCAGAGGAATCTGTACagggatgtgatgctggagaactaTAACAACCTATTAACAGTGG GCTATCAACTAATCAAGCCAAATGTCATTTTCAAGTTGGAGCAGGAAGAACAGCTATGtgtagtcaaagaagaaatattaagaCAACGTTCAG agaattCGGAATATGGTGAACTGATGGAGAGAGAACAGCAAAGATTTGTGAAAAGACTTGCAACCATACTTGAGAAAACCTTGACTGAGGAAAAAAACAGTGAAGttaaaaaagttggaaaaatttcTTCTTTGGACTTGGATATTAATTTTACAAGTAAATGCCTCTACAAATGTAACTCTTTTGGAAAGAATTTGAAACAGAATTTAGACTTACTTTATCAAGATAGAGGCCAGGAAAAGAAACATCATGAATATAGTAAGTCTGGTAAATGTTGCCCTAGGTCATCCTCTATTTTAGTAGCCTCTTTTAAGTGTGCTCAGTGTAGAAAAGTCTTCATTCAGGAGTTTGACCTCATCAGACATTTGAGAATTCATAATGtggagaaaccttatgaatgttaTGAATGTGGAAAATCCTTTATCCGGAAGGAATACCTTAAttcacatcagaaaattcatacagGAAAGAAGCCTTTTGAATGCAGcgaatgtggaaaagctttcattCACATGCCAAACCTCATTAGACACCATAGAACTCACACGGGAGAAAAACCATATTCATGTAAGGAATGTTGGAAAGCCTTCAGCCACAAATCAAATCTCATTGAGCATGAgaaaattcacactggagagaaaccctatgaatgtaatgaatgtagGAAAACCTTCAGCCAGAAGAGAAGTCTTATAGACCATGagaaaattcatactggagagaaaccatatgaatgtaatgagtgtgggaaagccttctctCGAATTTCATCCCTTACCATACACATAAGAAggcacacaggggagaaaccctataaatgtaatatatgtgGTAAAGCCTTCTCTCAGTGCTCAGcattcattttacatatgagaagtCACACAGGTGAGAAACCTTacgaatgtaatgaatgtgggaaaaccttctcTGGAAAGTCATCTCTTACTGTACATGAGAGAAATCATACTGGTGAAAAACCTTATGAGTGTAATGATTGTGGAAAAGCTTTTATTCAGATGTCAAATCTTATCAGACACcaaagaattcatactggagaaaaaccTTACACATGTAagcaatgtgggaaagcctttagtaATAAATCAAGTCTCACCGAGCATGAaaaaattcatactggagagaaaccttatgagtGTCCTAACTGTGAAAAAGCATTTAGATATAAGAAAAACCTCATTGAGCATCTgaaaattcatactggagaaaaaccatatgaatgtaatgaatgtgggaaagccttctccCGAATTTCATCTCTTACCATACATATAAGAAGTCATACaggggagaaaccctatgaatgtaatgaatgtgggaaagccttctgtCAAAGCTCATTACTTATGACACATATGAGAAGTCATAGAGGTGAGAAACCAtttaaatgtaatgaatgtgggaaggcTTTTACTCAAAAAGCATCTCTTACTGTACATTTGAAAGGTCATACAGATGAGAAGCCATAA